One window of the Chitinophaga niabensis genome contains the following:
- a CDS encoding OmpA family protein, with the protein MKRSTLILLLVLTGLVNSLQAQTYVTDFKRTADNYFALKDYYSAAQYYSKALGTFTVKPGEYKPYLLEKGGKSKQKRLKDYEQVVYRLAESYRMYNDFGNAGKWYAEALNFDPVQFPLVKYWYGVCLRANAKTGTDYENALAQFQQFKQSYKGTDDYSSRTNIEIQSCEFAIEEMKHPPRYEVVKVAGNINQGGANYAPVPVSNNTFYFTSSRPDSTLLEKKSNPFINTLYIAKGENSSFDSNEKLSIPMEKGTEQGVAAIAPDGNTLYVTRWTTKDGNKHSAIYRSNKAGNGWTEPQLLDATINAAGYSAKEPSVTSDGKYFLFVSDRPGGMGKFDLWYCTISSGGTLSAANNMGNTINTKEEESAPFYDPNKQVLIFSTNGRVGFGGQDFFSSKGSFGGWTAPENMGYPLNSAKDDQYYAALQPKNALNKGYISSDRESICCLEIFAVKRKAKMAGGLVMDCETGKPLEGAKITLLDSTQRNILETQTTSNGGNYMFELEMNKKYKVLVEKDNYFSKNFSFNTEQLSMVDSMMNPTVCLKRFEMNKPIVINDIFYDYNKATLRPESKLILDSLYYLLLDNPKMEIELGAHTDSKGTDAYNLKLSNARAKSCVDYLISKGIPQTRVVSKGYGESRPVAPNTLPNGKDNPDGRQLNRRTEFKVLRN; encoded by the coding sequence ATGAAAAGATCTACACTCATCCTGCTGTTGGTTTTAACAGGTCTTGTTAATTCTTTGCAGGCACAGACATATGTAACTGATTTTAAACGTACGGCGGATAATTATTTTGCATTGAAGGATTACTATTCCGCGGCGCAATACTATAGTAAGGCATTGGGTACTTTTACGGTGAAACCCGGAGAGTACAAACCTTACCTGCTGGAGAAAGGAGGCAAAAGTAAACAGAAAAGACTGAAGGATTATGAGCAGGTAGTATACCGCCTTGCTGAATCCTACAGGATGTATAATGATTTTGGTAATGCGGGTAAATGGTATGCAGAAGCCCTCAACTTTGATCCTGTGCAGTTCCCACTGGTCAAGTATTGGTATGGGGTATGCCTCAGGGCGAATGCAAAAACAGGCACGGATTATGAAAATGCACTGGCGCAGTTTCAGCAGTTCAAACAATCTTATAAAGGAACGGATGATTATTCCAGCAGGACCAATATCGAAATTCAAAGTTGTGAATTTGCGATAGAGGAAATGAAACATCCGCCAAGATATGAAGTGGTAAAAGTGGCAGGGAACATCAACCAGGGCGGTGCCAACTATGCGCCTGTGCCAGTGAGCAATAACACCTTCTACTTTACTTCCTCCCGTCCGGATTCCACTTTACTTGAAAAGAAATCAAATCCTTTCATCAATACACTATACATCGCCAAGGGAGAGAATAGCAGTTTTGACAGTAATGAGAAACTATCCATACCCATGGAAAAAGGCACAGAACAAGGAGTTGCTGCTATTGCTCCCGATGGCAATACCTTGTATGTAACAAGATGGACCACCAAAGACGGGAACAAACACTCCGCTATCTACCGCAGTAACAAAGCCGGTAATGGCTGGACGGAACCCCAGTTGCTGGATGCTACTATCAATGCTGCGGGTTACAGTGCAAAGGAACCTTCTGTTACTTCCGATGGTAAATATTTCCTCTTTGTATCAGACCGCCCCGGCGGCATGGGGAAATTTGACCTGTGGTATTGTACCATCAGCAGCGGAGGTACTTTGAGTGCAGCCAATAACATGGGGAATACCATCAATACCAAAGAAGAAGAAAGTGCCCCTTTTTATGATCCTAATAAGCAGGTGCTTATATTCAGTACCAATGGCCGTGTTGGTTTTGGCGGGCAGGATTTTTTCAGCAGCAAGGGAAGTTTTGGTGGATGGACGGCGCCGGAGAACATGGGTTATCCTTTGAACTCTGCAAAGGATGATCAGTATTATGCAGCTCTGCAACCAAAGAATGCCTTGAATAAAGGGTATATCAGTTCAGACAGGGAATCCATTTGCTGCCTGGAAATATTTGCAGTTAAACGTAAGGCAAAAATGGCCGGAGGTTTAGTGATGGATTGTGAAACCGGCAAACCGCTGGAAGGCGCAAAGATCACTTTGCTGGATAGTACGCAAAGGAATATACTCGAAACACAAACCACCAGTAATGGCGGTAATTATATGTTTGAACTGGAGATGAATAAAAAGTATAAAGTACTGGTAGAAAAAGATAATTACTTCTCAAAGAATTTTTCCTTCAATACAGAACAACTTTCCATGGTGGACTCCATGATGAATCCTACTGTTTGTCTGAAGCGATTTGAAATGAACAAACCGATTGTGATCAATGATATCTTCTATGATTACAATAAAGCCACATTACGTCCGGAATCAAAACTGATCCTCGATTCGCTGTATTACCTGTTGCTGGATAATCCAAAGATGGAGATAGAGCTTGGTGCACATACGGATAGTAAAGGAACAGATGCATACAACCTTAAATTATCCAACGCGCGTGCTAAATCCTGCGTGGATTACCTGATCAGTAAAGGTATTCCGCAAACCCGCGTGGTAAGTAAAGGTTATGGTGAATCCAGGCCGGTAGCGCCGAACACATTACCGAATGGTAAAGACAATCCGGATGGAAGGCAATTAAACCGCCGAACGGAGTTTAAAGTGTTACGGAATTAA
- a CDS encoding PorP/SprF family type IX secretion system membrane protein, whose amino-acid sequence MKSKILIAVLSLCTLYVKPTMAQVDPHFAQYYAYPLWLNPALAGVIDGDYRLTGNYRNQWANFGTPYSTAGVSFDAATEKNVGLGVTALNMSAGEAGYNYFNAMATVSYSGVKMGANGTTRLVAGIQAGVINRRVDQSKFQLGSQYNPVMGFDPNIPSGETLRATSSTVFDANAGIMLFDGNPNHRFNPFIGFSGAHLTQPEDPFVSENKESKSLPIRYVAHGGSRIRVTDMVNLTPHGLYMRQGNAEEIVAGVYSQIRVNPEFDLLLGANYRVNDAISPFAGFSYKSFTLGLSYDANTSNLRRLTTGSNAFELSLSFIGRKRRIMQPEYFICPRL is encoded by the coding sequence ATGAAGAGTAAAATTTTAATAGCAGTGCTTTCATTGTGCACTTTATATGTAAAGCCCACCATGGCACAGGTTGATCCGCATTTTGCACAATATTATGCATACCCGCTCTGGCTGAACCCTGCACTGGCAGGGGTGATAGATGGTGATTACAGGCTTACGGGCAACTATCGTAACCAGTGGGCTAATTTCGGCACACCTTATTCTACTGCCGGCGTATCATTTGATGCGGCCACAGAAAAGAATGTTGGGCTTGGTGTTACAGCCCTGAATATGTCTGCCGGAGAAGCAGGATATAATTACTTCAATGCCATGGCTACCGTTTCCTATAGCGGGGTAAAGATGGGTGCGAATGGAACCACAAGACTGGTAGCAGGTATCCAGGCGGGGGTGATCAACCGCCGTGTGGACCAGTCCAAATTCCAGCTGGGCAGCCAGTATAACCCTGTGATGGGATTTGATCCGAACATCCCATCCGGTGAAACATTACGTGCTACTTCTTCCACTGTATTTGATGCAAATGCAGGGATCATGTTATTTGATGGTAATCCTAATCACCGTTTTAATCCATTCATTGGTTTTTCCGGTGCGCATCTTACCCAACCGGAAGATCCCTTTGTTTCTGAGAATAAAGAGTCCAAATCATTGCCCATCCGTTATGTGGCACATGGTGGTTCCCGCATCCGTGTAACAGATATGGTGAACCTTACACCACATGGATTGTACATGCGCCAGGGTAATGCAGAAGAAATTGTAGCAGGCGTATATTCCCAGATCCGGGTGAACCCTGAGTTCGATCTTTTGCTGGGGGCTAACTACCGGGTGAATGATGCCATCTCTCCTTTTGCCGGGTTTAGCTATAAGAGCTTTACACTGGGCCTGAGTTATGATGCCAATACTTCCAACCTGAGGAGGTTAACCACCGGCAGTAATGCATTTGAACTTTCTTTATCCTTTATAGGCCGCAAACGTAGAATTATGCAGCCGGAATACTTTATCTGTCCGAGGTTATAA